DNA from Acuticoccus sediminis:
GGCGAGCGCGTCGGCCTCTACCGCCGCGACCCGAGCGGGATGAAGCGCCTCGCCCAGGCCGGCCTCGGCGTCCTCGGCGGCGGACCCTACCGCCTCGCGATCGCCGAGGAGGGCGAGTCGGTGGAGATGACCGTCAACGGCAAGTCGCTCGGGACGGCCAAGTCGTCCACCCTCGGCAAGGGCGCGACCGGCATCATCGCCGCCGGCATCGGCACCTTCGCCTTCAGCGCCTATTCGCTGAGCTCCGCCACGAAATAGCGCCTACGACATGGTGGCCCGGACGGCGGCGATCCCGATCGCCGCCGCGACGACGCACACGACGAGGCTGAGAAGCGCGTAGCCGACCCCCTCGACCCAGCGCCCGCCCTCGATGAGGCGCACCGTCTCGATCGAGAAGGTGGAGAAGGTCGTGAAGCCGCCGAGCGCGCCGGTGACCACCAGCGCCGTCAGCGCGAGGCGGCCCGACAGCAGCGTCGCCAGCACACCGATGAGAAACGAGCCGAGGACGTTGACGGTGAAGGTCGCGTACGGGAGCGCGGCGCCGACGAGACCGCTGATGAGGACGTTGGCCCAGAAGCGCCCGAGCGCACCGACGGCGCCGCCGAGCGCGACGCAAAGGCTCGCTGCAAAGGGGCTCATTCGGCGGGCGTCGCCGAGACCGGGCCTGCCACCGCGCCGGGCGTCCGCTTGTCCGCGCGTGCCCTCGGCATCGGCACGCCGCCGTCCGGCAGCGTCTCCCACCGCTCGACGCCCTCGTCATAGTCGGTGTGCAGCGTGCCGCAGACCCGGTCCCAGAACGAGAAGAAGTTGGCGTAGTTGTAGTTGAACTTCGAGTGGTGCAGGTCGTGGAACAGGGTGCACACCATCGGCGAGGGCACCCGCGTCCACTTCGACGCGGCGAACTCGAACCCGGAGTGGCCGATCATCCCGTTGAAGTGGTCGTAGACGCGGTGGCCGACGAGGACCAGCGGCGGGATCGGCAGGATCAGCGGGGCGACGAGGTAGTAGCTCTGCATCGCCAGCGCGTCGACCATCGAGTCCGAGTAGTTGGACCAGACCGTCGGCGCGACGGAGCGGTGGTGGTATTGGTGGTGCTTGTAGAGCGGCCCCCAGTGCATCGCCCGGTGCCCCCAGTAGTACCAGGTGTCGTAGGCGAGGATGGAGACGACCGCCATCAGCGGCACCGACCACCAGGACAGCTCCAGCGGCGCGAACAGCGTCCAGCCGCGGTACTGCGCGTAGAGGCCGCCGGCGAGGCAGAAGCAGGTGCCGAGCAGCGACCAGGCGGACTGGCGGATCTCCTTGCCGCGGCGCTTCAGCCCGTCCCGGTTCTTCTGGATCCGCCGTTCGGGGTGGCGGAAGCAGTACCAGTTGAAGATCGCGCCGAACGCGAGGTAGGTGCCGAAGGTGGTCGCGTAGACTGCCGCCCAAACGGCGAGGAACTCCAGGACAGTACGCATCGCGTTACACCTCTCTCGCTGGCTCGTACCGACTTAGGGCCGACAGCGGGGCGAACGCAACCGCGCCGGCGTCGATCAGAGTTGCGTCAATTCAAGGCTCCGCGAATTGCGGCGCATCAAGTTCGGCCAGAACGATCCCCACCCGCTCCTTCACCGAGACGCGCGGCAGGGTGACGACGGTGTACCCGGCCGCGGGGTACGCCTGCGCGAGGCGCGCATACTCGGAGATCGCCTCGCCGAACCCGTGCCGCCGCTCGGCGTCGTTCTGGAAGAGCTCCGGCCACGGCGGCGTCAGGAAGACGGTCGTGTGATAGCGCGTCGCCGAAGCGAGCCCGGAAAGCGCGTCGCCGTCGGTGACGTGGTCGAGGAAGGAGGCGGCATCGACGAGGCCGCGGTCGAAGAAGACCAGCGGTCCGAGACCGTCCACCCGGGCGTGATCGTCCTGCGCCATCGCGATCGCCCGGTGGGCGAAGGCGACCGGGTCCCGCCAGGGGAGCGTGCCGCCGTCGCTGGCGAGCGCCTCCCGCACGATGCGCCGGCCCGGCTCCTCCACGGTGGCGTAGCCGCGCGCGGCGAGCGCCTCCAGAAGGGTCGACTTGCCGCCGCCGGAGCAGCCGGAGATGACGACACGGCAGGTCACGACTCGTCCGGCCCTCCCTTGTCCCGGCGCTGGCGCCGCACGCGCGAGAGCTCGTCCATCCGCGCCCGCAGCGAGGCCTCCTTGCCGCGCTCGGTCGGCTCGTAGAAGCGCTGCGGCTCCAGCCCCTCGGGGAAGTAGTTCTGACCGGAGACGCCGCCGGGGACGTCGTGGTCGTACTCGTAGCCCGCGCCGTAGCCCTCCGAGCGCATCAGCTTGGTGGGCGCGTTCAAGATGATCTTGGGCGGGTTGAGCGAGGGCGTCTCGGCGACGAAGCGGCGTGCCTTGTTGAATGCCTTGTAGAGGGCGTTCGATTTGGGCGCGAGCGCGAGGTAGACTGTGATCTCCGCCAGCGCCAGTTCGCCCTCCGGCGTGCCGAGGAACTCGTAGGTGTCGCGCGCGGCGATCGCCAGCGTCAGCGCATGCGGGTCGGCGAGGCCGATGTCCTCGGCCGCCATGCGCACCAGGCGGCGGGCGAGGTACATGGGGTCCTCGCCGCCCGCGATCATGCGCATCAGGTAGTAGAGTGCCGCATCGGGGTCCGAGCCGCGGACCGACTTGTGCAGCGCCGAGATGAGGTTGTAGTGCCCGTCGCGGTCCTTGTCGTAGGCGGGAGCGCGGCGCTGCAGGATGGCCTGCACCTCCTCGGCCGACAGGACCTCCCCCTCCTCGGCGACGCGGTAGACCTCCTCGGCGAGGGTCAGGATGGCCCGGCCGTCGCCGTCCGCCATGCGGATGAGGCTGGCCCTGGCGTCCGGCGCGACGGGAAGCGGACCCCGCACGCCCTCGGCGCGGGTGAGAAGGGTCTCCAGCGCCGCGTCCTCCAGCGGGTGGAAGACGAGCACCTGCGCCCGCGACAGGAGCGCCGAGTTGAGCTCGAAGGACGGATTCTCGGTGGTGGCGCCGACGAGGGTGATGGTGCCGTCCTCGACGACGGGCAGGAAAGCATCCTGCTGGGCGCGGTTGAAGCGATGGATCTCGTCCACGAAGAGGAGCGTGCCGCGGCCGACGCTGCGGGCCCCGCGCGCCGTGTCGAACACCTTCTTCAGGTCCGCGACGCCGGAGAAGATCGCCGAGATCTGCACGAACTCGAGCCGGACGTGATGGGCGAGAAGGCGCGCGAGCGTGGTCTTGCCGGTGCCGGGTGGTCCCCAGAGGATGAGCGAGCCGATGCGCTCGCCCTTCAGCATGCGCGTGAGCCGGCCCTCGGGGCCGAGGAGGTGCGGCTGGCCGACGATGTCGGAAAGCTGGCCCGGCCTGAGCTCGTCGGCGAGCGGCCGAGGCGCGGCCTTCTCGAGGCCGGAAGCGGCGAAGAGGTCGGTCAATTCCAGTCTTTCCGTTGGTCTGTCCCCGGGACGGCACCCCCGACGGGCCATGCCGATCCGCGCGACGCGCCGGTGCGGCGCCGCGCCATCGGCATGAACAATAGGACAACATCGGCCGGGGATGAAGGGGCGCGTCCGCCCCACCGTCCCGAGAGCGGCGGGGACGTCTCCCGCCCCGCGCCCGCGGCCGGACGGGTCAGCCGCCGAAGACGACGCTGAGCCGGCGGCCGTCGCGCTCGATGTCGAGGTCCCAGTAGCGGGCGCGCTGGCGCGTCATGCGCTCGAGGTCCTCGGTGGTCTCGACCCGGTTGCCATTGACGCTGCGCACGATGTCGCCAGGACGCAGTCCGAACCGGGCGGCCGGCGTGCGTTCGTTGACCCTCGCGATGACGACCCCGGTGGCGGTCATGTCGATGTTGAGCTCGTCGGCGACGGCGGGCGACAGGTTCTGGACCGTCGCTCCGGCGAACGGCGAACGGCCGCCGAGGCGGCGGGTGTCGCGCGGCTCGGACTCCGGCGGGCGCTCCAGGGTCAATGCAGCGGTCTGCCTGGTGGAGGCGCGCTCGAACGTGATCTCCGTCTCGCCCTCGGTGCCGCGGGTCGCGAAGGCATAGCTGAAGCTGTCGATGTCCGTCACCGGGACGCCGTCGACGGCGGTGATGACGTCGGCGACGCGGATGCCGGCACGCCGCGCCGGGCCGTCCTCGGACAGCTCGACGACGACGGCGCCGGCGGGGCGGTCGAGGCCGAGCTGGCGGGCGAGCTCGCGCGTCACGTTCTCAAGCTTGGCGCCGAGCCAGGGACGATGCACCACGCCGTCGCTCTTCGCCGCCTCCACCACGAGCCGCACCGTCTCCGCCGGGATCGCGAAGCCGATGCCGTTGGAGCCGCCCGAGCGCGAGTAGATCGCGGAGTTGATGCCGACGAGGCGCCCGGCCATGTCGATCAGTCCGCCGCCGGAATTGCCGGGATTGATGGCCGCGTCGGTCTGGATGAAGAACTGCTGGTCGGCGACGCCGACCTGCGTCCGCGCCGTCGCGGACACGATGCCTTGCGTCACGGTCTGCCCGACGCCGAACGGGTTGCCGATGGCGAGCACCAGATCGCCGGTCTCCAGCTCGTCCGCCGGGGCGAAGGGGATCGTCGGGAACGGCCCGTCACCCTCGATCTGCAGCACCGCGAGGTCGCTGCGCGCGTCCCGCAGGAGGAGCTTCGCGTCCGCCTCGCGCCGGTCGTTGAAGCCGACGCGGATCTCGCTGGCGTTCTTGATGACGTGGGCGTTGGTGACCATCAGCCCGGACGGGTCGACGATGACGCCGGAGCCGAGCGCGGAGCCGCCGCGCGGCTGCTGCCGGCCGAAGAACCGGCGCAGGAACGGATCGTCCGAGTAGAACGGGTCCACCGTCTTCTGCATCGAGTAGACGTTGACCACCGCCGGCGCGACCTGCCGCACCACGGGGGCGAAGGACAGCGCGATCTGGGCGCGGGACTGGGGTATCTCCGGCGCCGCCGGTGCCGCGGCTTCGGCCGCGGGGGGCGTCGGGGTGACCGCAGTTTCGGCGCTCGCCACTCCGGGAACGAGGGCGACGGCGAGGGCGGGGAGGATCAGGGACAAACGCATCGGCTAACTTCGACTGGTCCGCAAAGTCCGGTCAACCGGATGCGCCCCTCCGGCCCGTCGGGCAAGGTGGGGCGCCCCGGCCTCGGGGAGGCACACGGTCGCAGCGCGTCCCGGCCCCGGATCGCGGGGCCGGTGCTGTCAGTCCTCCCAGGGCGGCGTATCGCTCGCCGCGCTGCGCCTGGTCGAGGCGGCGGAGGACTTCGAGGCGGCCGCCTTCTTGCTGCCCGCCGACTTCGCTCCCGTCGACTTGGCACCCGTCGACTTCGCCTTGGACGCGGTCTTCGCCTTCGGCGTCTCGCCGTCGTCCTCGACCAGCGAATCGCCGTCGGCCTTCGCCGCCTTCGACTTCGCGGCCGACTTGGCCTTGGTGCCCGACGCCTTGCTCTTCGAGCTGGCGGCCTTGGCCTTGCCCTTCGGCGCGGCCTTGGTCTTGCCGGCGCGCTCCGCGATCAGCTTCAGCGCCTCTTCCAGCGTGAGCGCCTGCGGGTCGGTGCCCTTCGGGAGCGTCGCATTGACCTTCCCGTGGTTCACGTACGGCCCGTAGCGGCCCTCGCGCACCGTCACCTCACCGCCGGAGGGGTGCTCGCCGAGGCTCTTCAGCGCGGCGGGCGTGCGGGAGAAGCCCTTGCCCTCCTTCCGCTCGGCAATCATCGCGACAGCCCGGTTGAGGCCGATCTCGAACACCTCGTCGATGGAATCGAGCTTGGAGTACTTGCCGCCGTAGAGCAGGTACGGCCCGTACCGGCCGAGGCCGGCCTGGATCGGATCCTGCGTCTCCGGGTGCAGCCCCACCTCGCGTGGCAGCGACAGGAGCTGGATCGCCTTCTCCAGCGTCACCTCCTGCGGCGCCCAGCCCTTCGGCAGCGAGGAGCGGGCCGGCTTCTCGCCATCGGCGGCCGCGCCCATCTCGATGTAGGGGCCGAAGCGGCCCGACTTCAGCGCGATCTCGAGCCCGGTGTCCGGGTGGATGCCCAGCACCTGCGGCCCGCTCGGCTTCGGGTCGGCGTTCGGGTCGTCGCCGAACTCCCGGGTGTAGTTGCACTCAGGATAGTTCGAGCAGCCGATGAACGCGCCGTACCGGCTCGTCTTCAGCGACAGGTTGCCCTGGTGGCAGACGGGACAGATGCGCGGGTCCGAGCCGTCCGGCCGCGGCGGGTAGATGAGCGGCGCCAGGTCCTCGTTCAGCGCGTCGAGGACGGCGGCCGTACGAACTTCCAGTACCTCGCCGATCTGGCGCGAGAAGTCCGCCCAGAACTCGCGCAGCACCTCCCGCCAGTCCGCCTTGCCGTCGGAGATGGCGTCGAGCTTCTCCTCGAGGTCGGCGGTGAAGCCGTACTCGACGTAGCGCTCGAAGAAGCTCTCCAGGAACGCCGTCACGATGCGGCCCTTGGACCCCGGCACGAGGCGCTTCTTGTCGAGCGTCACGTACTCGCGGTCGCGCAGGGTGGACAGCGTCGCCGTGTAGGTCGACGGGCGGCCGATGCCGAGCTCTTCCATGCGCTTGATGAGCGTCGCCTCGGTGAAGCGCGGCGGCGGCTCGGTGAAGTGCTGGGACGGCTTGACCGCCTTGCGGTCCAGCCTGTCGCCCTGGGTGATCTTCGGCAGGCGGCCGTCCTCGTCGTCCTCCTGGTCGTCCACACCTTCCATGTAGACCGACAGGAAGCCGTCGAAGAGCATGACCGAGCCGGTGGCGCGCAGGCCGATGGACTTCGCCCCGGCCTTGGCGTCGATCTCCACGGTCGTGCGCTCGAACTCGGCCGATTCCATCTGGCTCGCCATCGCGCGCTTCCAGATGAGGTCGTAGAGGCGGAACTCGTCGTCGCCGAGGTAGCGCTTCATCTGCGCCGGGCGGCGGAACGGGTCGGTCGGACGGATCGCCTCGTGCGCCTCCTGCGCGTTCTTCGCCTTGGTGGCGTAGTAGCGCGGCTTCTCCGGCAGATACGGCTCGGCGTAGTCCTTGCCGATGAGGCGGCGGATCGCGGAGATGCCCTCCGGCGCCATCTGCACGCCGTCGGTCCGCATGTAGGTGATGAGGCCGGTCGTCTCGCCGTCTAGGGCGATGCCCTCGTAGAGCTTCTGCGCCGTCTGCATGGTGCGGGCGGACGAGAAGCCGAGCTTGCGGCTCGCCTCCTGCTGCAGCGTCGACGTGGTGAACGGGGGCGCCGGGTTGCGCTTCTGCGGCTTGGCCTCGACCGAGACGGCCGAGAAGGCGGCCTGGTTGAGGTGGTCGACGATGGCCCGGGCGTCCGTCTCGTTCTTGATGCCGAGACGGTCGAGCCGCTTGCCGTCGAGGACCGAGACGCGCGCGTCGAACGGTTCGCCCGCCGGGTTGGTCAGCGTCGCGATGACGGACCAGTACTCCTGCGCGACGAATCGCTCGATCTCCGCCTCGCGGTCGCAGACGAGCCGCAGGGCGACGGACTGCACGCGGCCGGCCGAGCGCGAGCCCGGGAGCTTGCGCCACAGCACCGGCGACAAATTGAAGCCGACCAGGTAGTCGAGCGCACGGCGTGCGCGGTACGCGTCGACGAGGTGGTCCTCGATGTCGCGCGGCGCGGCCATGGCGTCGAGCACGGCCTGCTTGGTGATGGCGTTGAACACCACCCGCTGGACCGGCTGCGCCTTCAGCGCCTTCTTCTCCTTCAGCACCTGCAGGACGTGCCAGGAGATCGCCTCCCCCTCACGGTCCGGGTCGGTGGCAAGGATCAGGCGGTCTGCATCCTTCACGGCCTTGGCAAGATCATTGAGACGTTTGGCGGCCTTGGCGTCGACCTGCCACAGCATCTCGAAATCATTGTCCGGATCCACCGAGCCGTCTTTGGGCGGCAGATCGCGCACGTGACCGTAGGACGCGACCACATGGTAGTCGGACCCCAGGTACTTGTTGATCGTTTTTGCCTTGGCCGGAGACTCGACAACGACGACGTTCATTTCTGGCCCCCCTCAAGCCGTCCCGCACATAGAGGCGGTTGGCCGCCGACGCAAAGGGGGAGTGCTTCAACTTCCGCCAAAAGCGTACTCGTGTTCCGTTCGGTCCACACTCGAAAAAAGATGTTCATACTCGGCAAGGTTGAGTCCAGCTTCGGCTCGCATGGTGGTCTTGTTGCACCATAGGTTCACCGTTTGAAGGAGAACACCATGCCAGCCTTGAGCGAACAGGTCCCCGCCAAGACGGCAATCCCGGCCCGGCAGCTCGGCCAATCCGAGCGCGACGTGGCCGACTACATCGAGCAGATGTCCGGCGAACTCGTCTCCCTTGCCGAACAGACGGGCCTCGGGTTCCTGGCCTACCTCCTCGAAGTGGCGCGCGAGGAAGCGGCGCTGCACCGCACCCCCCAAAAAGCCCGCCCGATGGAATTCCACGGCGAGCTGCCGCCACCCAACATGTGAGTCCACCGGCCCGCCCGCAACTCCGGGACGGGGCCGGACGCCTTGTAACCCGCAGCGTAACCCGCAGCGCGCCGGGGGCCGCGCCGGTCATTCGACCCAAAGGCCCCTCGACCGGTGCCAGTCCGCCAGGCTCTCGTCGGGATACTGGTCGAAGCAGACGTCCCCGGGCTTCAGCTGGGGCTCCACCCAGTTGAGCTTGTAGGCCAGCATGATGTGCGTCTGCTCGCGCGGCACCGGGAGGTCCGTGTCGATCGCCGAGGCGAACGGGTGGATGAGCTCCGGCCACGTGGGGTCGAAGAGCCAGAGCCCGCTGCTGCAGTGGCGGCAGAAGTGCCTCTGGCCGGACGAGACGTGACAGACCCCGCCGTCCTCGATTTCGGCCTTGTAGACGGCCATGGCGTCGCGCCCCTTCACATCGAGGCTGTCGGCGATCCCGCCTAGATTGATCGCGTAGCCGCCCCCACCCTGCGTCTTGCAGCAGATGCGGCAGTAGCATCGCTGGTATGGCACAGGCGTATGGCTCGCCAGCGTGAAGGAGACGGCGCCGCAGCGGCAGCTCCCCTCGAGTGTCATCGGCATGTTCGGCCCTCGCTTCGTCACCATGGAACCGTCGGGCCCGGCTAAGCCACCGTCGCGACAGGGATTCGGCCAGGCGCCGCGTCCTGCTCGCGGCGCAGTGCGGCTCGGTTGAATATGCGCAGGAACGGCCGCCGGGGTAGAAGTACGTCGAACGAACGCGCATAAGATGGGTTCGTTAAATACCGTCGCTGGTAGTAATGCATCGGCGGCGGCCCCATCCCTGCGGCTCGACGGGCGCCTTTCCCGACTCCACATAGACCATATGTCAAAGACACCCGTCCCCACCCGCGACGAGATCCTGCGCTTTGTCGCCGATAGCACCGGCCGAGTGGGGAAACGCGAGATCGCGAAGGCCTTCAACGTCAAAGGCGCGAATCGAGTCGAGTTGAAGTCCCTGCTCGCCGAGATGGCCGACGAGGGGCTGCTCGCCAAGTCCGGCAAGCGTCTGGCGCGCCCGGGCGAGCTGCCGCGCGTCGCGCTGCTGTCGGTCTCGGGCCGCACCTCCGACGGCGACCTCCTCGCCGAGCCGACCACCTGGGAATTCGACGAGCCGCGCCCGAAGGTGACGCTCATCGGCACCAAGCCGGCCCCCGGCATGGGCGACCGGCTGCTGGCGCGAATCTCCTACGATGACGACGGGCGTCCGGTCGGCAAGGTCATCAAGGTGATCGAGCGCCGCCCGGCCTCGACGCTCGCGGTGCTCGAGCGATTCGGCGACCGCCCGCAGCTCTCGCCGACGTCCAAGAAGGAGCGCGACATCTACTTCGTGCACCCGGACGCGGTGAAGGACATCCCCAGCGACACGCTGGTGCGGATCGAGGTGGACCGCGGCCGTTCGGCCCGCGTCGTCGAGGTGGTCGGCCCGGTCGGCTCAGAGCAGGCGGTGTCGCTGCTGGCGATCCACGCGCACGGCATTCCCGACCGCTTCCCCGAGCGCGTCCTGGCGGAGGCCGCGGCGGCCGAGCCGGCGACCCTCAAGGCGCGGGAGGACTGGCGCGACGTCCCCTTCCTGACGATCGACCCGCCCGACGCGAAGGACCACGACGACGCCGTCTTCGCCGAGCCCGACCCGCACAACGAGGGCGGGCACATCGTCACCGTCGCCATCGCCGACGTCGCCTACTACGTGACGCCCGGCTCGGCGATGGACGAGGAGGCGCGGCTGCGCGGCAACTCCACCTACTTCCCCGACCGCGTCGTGCCGATGCTGCCGGAGCG
Protein-coding regions in this window:
- the crcB gene encoding fluoride efflux transporter CrcB — its product is MSPFAASLCVALGGAVGALGRFWANVLISGLVGAALPYATFTVNVLGSFLIGVLATLLSGRLALTALVVTGALGGFTTFSTFSIETVRLIEGGRWVEGVGYALLSLVVCVVAAAIGIAAVRATMS
- a CDS encoding sterol desaturase family protein, producing the protein MRTVLEFLAVWAAVYATTFGTYLAFGAIFNWYCFRHPERRIQKNRDGLKRRGKEIRQSAWSLLGTCFCLAGGLYAQYRGWTLFAPLELSWWSVPLMAVVSILAYDTWYYWGHRAMHWGPLYKHHQYHHRSVAPTVWSNYSDSMVDALAMQSYYLVAPLILPIPPLVLVGHRVYDHFNGMIGHSGFEFAASKWTRVPSPMVCTLFHDLHHSKFNYNYANFFSFWDRVCGTLHTDYDEGVERWETLPDGGVPMPRARADKRTPGAVAGPVSATPAE
- a CDS encoding AAA family ATPase, with protein sequence MTCRVVISGCSGGGKSTLLEALAARGYATVEEPGRRIVREALASDGGTLPWRDPVAFAHRAIAMAQDDHARVDGLGPLVFFDRGLVDAASFLDHVTDGDALSGLASATRYHTTVFLTPPWPELFQNDAERRHGFGEAISEYARLAQAYPAAGYTVVTLPRVSVKERVGIVLAELDAPQFAEP
- a CDS encoding replication-associated recombination protein A; translated protein: MARRGCRPGDRPTERLELTDLFAASGLEKAAPRPLADELRPGQLSDIVGQPHLLGPEGRLTRMLKGERIGSLILWGPPGTGKTTLARLLAHHVRLEFVQISAIFSGVADLKKVFDTARGARSVGRGTLLFVDEIHRFNRAQQDAFLPVVEDGTITLVGATTENPSFELNSALLSRAQVLVFHPLEDAALETLLTRAEGVRGPLPVAPDARASLIRMADGDGRAILTLAEEVYRVAEEGEVLSAEEVQAILQRRAPAYDKDRDGHYNLISALHKSVRGSDPDAALYYLMRMIAGGEDPMYLARRLVRMAAEDIGLADPHALTLAIAARDTYEFLGTPEGELALAEITVYLALAPKSNALYKAFNKARRFVAETPSLNPPKIILNAPTKLMRSEGYGAGYEYDHDVPGGVSGQNYFPEGLEPQRFYEPTERGKEASLRARMDELSRVRRQRRDKGGPDES
- a CDS encoding Do family serine endopeptidase translates to MRLSLILPALAVALVPGVASAETAVTPTPPAAEAAAPAAPEIPQSRAQIALSFAPVVRQVAPAVVNVYSMQKTVDPFYSDDPFLRRFFGRQQPRGGSALGSGVIVDPSGLMVTNAHVIKNASEIRVGFNDRREADAKLLLRDARSDLAVLQIEGDGPFPTIPFAPADELETGDLVLAIGNPFGVGQTVTQGIVSATARTQVGVADQQFFIQTDAAINPGNSGGGLIDMAGRLVGINSAIYSRSGGSNGIGFAIPAETVRLVVEAAKSDGVVHRPWLGAKLENVTRELARQLGLDRPAGAVVVELSEDGPARRAGIRVADVITAVDGVPVTDIDSFSYAFATRGTEGETEITFERASTRQTAALTLERPPESEPRDTRRLGGRSPFAGATVQNLSPAVADELNIDMTATGVVIARVNERTPAARFGLRPGDIVRSVNGNRVETTEDLERMTRQRARYWDLDIERDGRRLSVVFGG
- the topA gene encoding type I DNA topoisomerase — encoded protein: MNVVVVESPAKAKTINKYLGSDYHVVASYGHVRDLPPKDGSVDPDNDFEMLWQVDAKAAKRLNDLAKAVKDADRLILATDPDREGEAISWHVLQVLKEKKALKAQPVQRVVFNAITKQAVLDAMAAPRDIEDHLVDAYRARRALDYLVGFNLSPVLWRKLPGSRSAGRVQSVALRLVCDREAEIERFVAQEYWSVIATLTNPAGEPFDARVSVLDGKRLDRLGIKNETDARAIVDHLNQAAFSAVSVEAKPQKRNPAPPFTTSTLQQEASRKLGFSSARTMQTAQKLYEGIALDGETTGLITYMRTDGVQMAPEGISAIRRLIGKDYAEPYLPEKPRYYATKAKNAQEAHEAIRPTDPFRRPAQMKRYLGDDEFRLYDLIWKRAMASQMESAEFERTTVEIDAKAGAKSIGLRATGSVMLFDGFLSVYMEGVDDQEDDEDGRLPKITQGDRLDRKAVKPSQHFTEPPPRFTEATLIKRMEELGIGRPSTYTATLSTLRDREYVTLDKKRLVPGSKGRIVTAFLESFFERYVEYGFTADLEEKLDAISDGKADWREVLREFWADFSRQIGEVLEVRTAAVLDALNEDLAPLIYPPRPDGSDPRICPVCHQGNLSLKTSRYGAFIGCSNYPECNYTREFGDDPNADPKPSGPQVLGIHPDTGLEIALKSGRFGPYIEMGAAADGEKPARSSLPKGWAPQEVTLEKAIQLLSLPREVGLHPETQDPIQAGLGRYGPYLLYGGKYSKLDSIDEVFEIGLNRAVAMIAERKEGKGFSRTPAALKSLGEHPSGGEVTVREGRYGPYVNHGKVNATLPKGTDPQALTLEEALKLIAERAGKTKAAPKGKAKAASSKSKASGTKAKSAAKSKAAKADGDSLVEDDGETPKAKTASKAKSTGAKSTGAKSAGSKKAAASKSSAASTRRSAASDTPPWED
- a CDS encoding GFA family protein; this encodes MPMTLEGSCRCGAVSFTLASHTPVPYQRCYCRICCKTQGGGGYAINLGGIADSLDVKGRDAMAVYKAEIEDGGVCHVSSGQRHFCRHCSSGLWLFDPTWPELIHPFASAIDTDLPVPREQTHIMLAYKLNWVEPQLKPGDVCFDQYPDESLADWHRSRGLWVE